A part of Onthophagus taurus isolate NC chromosome 7, IU_Otau_3.0, whole genome shotgun sequence genomic DNA contains:
- the LOC111424365 gene encoding lactosylceramide 4-alpha-galactosyltransferase-like: protein MLWLLLNSVHKKMRRGFIVIVSFGIFFFITYTLLQNRGNHIVSKSFRTTSHNNRSILKNLFDLNIKNNSIFFLDTSLKDYQNELVTIHRRVSCAVESAALHHRNRSIYYVYVGRYHEATMDINDINFEPILTYENVQVVYVNIENLVENTEIEGLFKKGLIETSNYYVEHFKDAFCVILLRNYGGIYLDSDVIILKSLNELGENFVGKESEQVLGTAILAFNQSGHHFLTTLLEDLNVNYNPKSWGGNGPYLFTRGVKKLCGTTSNFSGNECDYLKIFSKNFFFPVYYEDWRHLFDPNYVEEILKITKSSYMIHFWNKLSHNWILDVKSNASYVILAKTHCPNTFLMQNKSF, encoded by the exons ATGTTGTGGTTACTCCTTAATAgtgttcataaaaaaatgcGTCGCGGTTTTATTGTTATCGTCTCATtcggaatttttttcttcatcacCTACACGTTATTACAAAATAGAGGAAATCATATagtttcaaaatcatttcgaaCAACTTCACACAATAATCgatctattttaaaaaatctcttcGATTTAAACATCAAGAATAACTCGATATTCTTTCTGGACACTTCCCTTAAAGATTATCAAAACGAATTAGTCACCATACATCGTCGAGTATCTTGCGCCGTGGAATCAGCAGCTTTACATCATCGAAATCGATCGATTTATTACGTTTACGTTGGGAGATATCACGAAGCTACGATGgatattaatgatattaattttgagCCGATTTTAACCTACGAAAACGTTCAGGTTGTTTACgtaaatatcgaaaatttggTTGAAAATACGGAAATTGAAGGATTATTTAAGAAAGGTTTAATTGAAACGTCGAATTATTACGTCGAACATTTCAAAGATGCCTTTTGTGTAATCCTTTTAAGGAATTACGGTGGAATTTATTTGGACAGTGATgtgataatattaaaatctctAAATGAATTAGGGGAAAATTTCGTTGGGAAAGAATCCGAACAAGTGTTAGGAACCGCAATTTTAGCGTTCAACCAAAGTGGTCATCACTTTTTAACCACGCTTTTAGAAGATCtcaatgtaaattataacCCAAAATCGTGGGGTGGAAATGGACCATATCTATTTACTAG aggGGTGAAAAAATTGTGTGGGACAACATCGAATTTTTCTGGCAATGAAtgcgattatttaaaaatcttttcgaaaaatttcttttttccgGTTTATTATGAGGATTGGAGGCATCTCTTCGATCCGAATTATGTCGAAGAAATCCTGAAAATAACCAAAAGTAGCTATATGATTcatttttggaataaattgAGTCATAATTGGATATTAGACGTTAAATCGAACGCTTCTTATGTAATTTTAGCGAAAACACATTGTCCGAATACGTTTCTTAtgcaaaataaatcattttaa